One Phaseolus vulgaris cultivar G19833 chromosome 2, P. vulgaris v2.0, whole genome shotgun sequence DNA window includes the following coding sequences:
- the LOC137811359 gene encoding AT-hook motif nuclear-localized protein 24 — translation MDPLTTHGHSLPPPFHAGRDLHLHHQHQFHSLQQNTEDEQSGSSGGLNMAHKREREENRTTNSNNSDGKEGGGGGSGETEMSRRPRGRPAGSKNKPKPPIIITRDSANALKTHVMEVADGCDIVDSVSTFARRRQRGVCIMSGTGTVTNVTLRQPASSGAVVTLHGRFEILSLAGSFLPPPAPPAATGLTIYLAGGQGQVVGGSVVGALVASGPVVIMSASFSNAAYERLPLEDEDPSMPLQGGSIGSPGGGGGVGQPQTPQQLLGDSTAPLFHGLNPNLLNSVQMPSETFWATGRSPY, via the coding sequence ATGGATCCTCTAACAACACACGGCCATTCGCTTCCACCTCCTTTCCACGCAGGAAGGGATCTCCACCTGCACCACCAACACCAGTTTCACTCCTTACAACAGAACACGGAAGACGAACAAAGCGGAAGCAGCGGAGGCCTAAACATGGCTCACAAAAGAGAACGTGAAGAAAACAGAACCACCAACAGCAACAACAGTGACGGAAAGGAAGGAGGAGGTGGTGGCTCCGGCGAAACCGAGATGTCGAGAAGACCTCGCGGAAGACCCGCGGGATCCAAGAACAAGCCCAAACCCCCAATCATCATCACGCGCGACAGCGCCAACGCGCTCAAAACTCACGTCATGGAAGTCGCCGACGGCTGTGATATCGTCGACAGCGTCTCCACCTTCGCCCGCCGTCGCCAGCGAGGCGTTTGCATCATGAGCGGAACCGGAACCGTCACCAATGTCACCCTGCGCCAGCCCGCTTCTTCCGGCGCCGTGGTCACGCTCCACGGAAGGTTCGAGATCTTGTCCCTCGCCGGATCCTTCCTCCCGCCTCCTGCGCCGCCCGCCGCCACCGGTTTGACGATATACCTAGCTGGAGGACAGGGGCAGGTAGTAGGAGGAAGCGTGGTTGGCGCACTCGTTGCTTCGGGGCCTGTGGTTATCATGTCAGCTTCGTTCAGCAACGCTGCGTATGAGAGACTTCCGTTGGAAGATGAAGACCCTTCGATGCCGCTTCAGGGAGGTTCGATTGGGTCACCCGGCGGTGGTGGCGGCGTTGGTCAACCGCAGACACCTCAGCAGCTTCTGGGGGATTCCACTGCTCCTCTTTTTCACGGTTTGAATCCGAATCTTCTGAATTCCGTTCAGATGCCTTCGGAAACGTTCTGGGCAACGGGTCGCTCTCCTTACTGA